The genomic interval TATGCAGGCTTGAAAAAATACGAAAAAATATAAAAATGTGATGATAATGCCGGCTTTCGCGCCGAAAAATTCTTCACTGACTTCGCTGATATCGCTTTGCGGCTTTTTTGAAGCATTGCAAAAACGAGCCAAATTTCGGTGGCTTAAAAATGCCATTGGAAACGCTAAAAGTGTCATTACAAGCACGGGATAAATTCCAAAAGCACCGGCTTTTATCGGCAAAAATAAAATTCCCGCTCCAACAGCAGTTCCAAAAAGCGACATCATCCAGCGTAAATCGTATTTGTTAAATTTTTTATCGTCCATTTTTTACCTTTAAAAAAACTGAATTCTACCGAAAAAGGCTTAAAATTTGCGAAATTTGATTTAATGTGCAAAAATAGCAAATCAAAATTTTTTGAAATTTATACCATTTTTGAGCTGATTAAAAAAATAACTATATTTCATTTTAAATTATGTAAATTTATGCATTTTAAATATTACCATGAACTTATAAAAATTTTAAAATAAATAAAAATAAAATCTTATTTTTGATAAATTTCTATAAATATAATTTTGCCTGAATATAAATGTTCGTTGTACGTGCGTTTCAAACGTGCATTAAAATTTTAATAAACAAAGTTTGTGACAAATGCCGTAATAAGCTTGAAATTTAGCTACGCATAAAAAATAGTTACAATTTCATGTAATATCGGTGAGAACTATCTTTTAAATTTTATTAAAATCTTTTATATCTTTAACAAATTTATTAAACGGTGCTACCGATTTTTGCTCTTATATTTATGTAAAATTTTAAATAATTCGGATCAGTATAAAAATGCGAAATATTATAAATCAAAAAATTACTCTTTTTTAAATTCCACATTTCCTTTATTTATGGCGTCTATGATATTTTTCGCTTCTTCGTTATTCGGATAAAATTTTAGAAAAGTTTCAAATTCATCTTTTGCGGCTGTTTTATTATTATCTATCAAATATGTTACGCCAAGTCCGAAATGCGCACTTTTATCGCCAAGTTCAACGGCTTTTTTAAGATGAAATTCAGCTTTTTCGTTGCGAGCCGAATTTCCAAGAAACTCGCCGTAAATTCTATGTAATAATGCGCTGTTTTTATCATTTATAATCAACTTTTCAAATATTTCGTCTGCTTGTGGCGCAAAATTTCCAACATCAAGGTTATAAGCTATCACAAAAAGTTTTGCTTGCGAAAAATCAAACTGCTTTTTCAGATTTTCATCAAACGTTTTATAAAATTTTTCACGCAAAAAGTCAAATACATTCAACAGTGTTTGCGAATCGCTTTTTGCGCGGTTTTTATCCGAGTTTGTATCAAAAAACGGCGGATAAGAATTAGCGTGTTTCCAAAGATTATCAACCGATTTAAAAATTTCATCGATTTTAATACTGTTTTCTGTCAGCATTTTTTCGTGTTCATACGGAATATAAGGCTTTGCGTTAAGTGAGTTTATCAAAAACAACAGTATCAAAAACAATTTTTTCATATTTTTCCCTTATATGGATTTTGCGATTATTTTATCTAAAATTTATTAAAAGTTTATGTGTAATGTTTGCGTAAGGTTGTGGCGAAATTTTTATAAAAACAGCGGCGTGAAATTTTAATTCAGTAAAAAAGAGTGCAAAAACTTAAAAATGTCATTTTTGTATCAAAATTTTATTAACATTTTAAATTTTTATTTAGATTTAAGTAAAAAAATAGCCGATATTTTCTATAAATTTTAAATTATTAAAATTTAAATCGCGCTAAATATAAAATTTCAGTGCCACTGGATTTAAAATTCAAAAAAATTCTTAAATAAAATAAAAATTTAAAAATACATTGAAAAATATTTTATATGTAAACAAATTTATATTTACATGCATTTTTACAAAACTGAAAAGTGATTTGTGAAGTTGTCTGCAAAATGCTAAAATCAAGATACAAAATTAAAATCGGCTTGTAGAATTTAAATAAATCGCGTATTATAATAGCTTATTTGCGGAACTAATCTTTAAATTATTTAAAAATTCGTTGACAAATCATAAAAATCAAAAAGCGAGCATTTGAAACTGTTTTTAAGTTTAAATATTAAATTTTTTAAAACTGACTTGCGGTTATTAAAAAAGCAAAGCGCTTTAAAAATCGCGCCTTGCAAATAAATTTTATTTAAAAAGTTCCGTTGAAAGATATCTCTCTCCGGTATCGCATAAAATAGTAACTATCATCTTGCCTCTGTTTTTTTTGCGAGCGGCTACGACAGAGCTTGCATACACATTTGCTCCGCTTGAAATTCCAACCAGAAGTCCTTCATATCGAGCTAAATTTCTTGACGCATCAAAAGCGTCTTCATTGCTTACGGCAATTACCTCATCAATCAGACTTTTATCCAAATTTTCAGGAATGAAATTCGCGCCTATACCTTGAATCTTATGCGCGCCTGCATTTCCTTTGCTAAGAAGCGGTGAACTTGCGGGTTCAACTGCTATAGCTTTTATATTCGGATTTTTGCTTTTTAAAAACTTGGCGATTCCGCTAAAAGTGCCACCAGTGCCGAACGAAGCGACAAAAATATCAACTTTGCCTTCTGTTTGTTCCCAAATTTCAGGTCCTGTTGTTGCGAAATGCGTTGCAGGATTTGCAGGATTACTGAATTGACTTGGAATAAAAGAATTGGCGTTTTGACCTGCAAGTTCATTTGCTTTATCTACGGCTCCTTGCATACCGAATTCCGGCTTCGTAAGCACAATTTTAGCGCCATAAGCGGATATTAAATTTCTTCTTTCCACGCTCATTGAGCTTGGCATTGTAAGAGTTAGATTAAGTCCGAATTTAGCGCAAATCATAGCAAGTCCGACACCTGTATTACCGCTTGTCGGCTCAACTATAAGCGTTTTTTCGTTTATTTTTCCTTTATTCATCGCATCTTTTATTATTCCCCACGCTATACGATCTTTTACGGATGAGCTTGGATTTGTAAATTCAGCTTTGGCTACGATTGTAGCGTTGTCGCCAAATGTGTTTATGCGCACAAGCGGCGTATTTCCTATAAGTTCGGTTACGTCTTTTGCTATTTTCATATTTTTCCTTTATATTACAAAATTTAAAAATTTTTCTTTTGTTTGGACAAATTTTTCATAATCACTAAGCGGAATTTCAAGAGTTTTTTTGATTTTATTATTTAAATCGTCAAAAAATCGCTTTAAATTTTCGTTTTTGATATCCAAATTTGTCATTACAAGTTCGCCTTCGGTAGCGTTAAAAATATCGCCGAATGTGATTTCATTCGGTTTTTTAAGCAGAAAATATCCACCGTTCGGTCCGCGTAAAGCTTTAATTAAACCTGCTTTTCGTAAAGCGTTTATAGCCTGTTCCAAATAGTTTTTACTTTTTCCTAGCGTATCTGCTATGCTTTTTATGCTTACAGGCGCGGTTTTATCGCCTTTTGAGATTTCAAGCATTATTATTGCCGCATAAACGCCGCGCTTTGTAAGAAATGTCATTTAAGCGCCTCGGAAAGGTCATTTATAAGATCTTCAGCATCTTCAAGTCCTACACTAAGCCTAATCAAACCTTCGCTTATTCCGCTGTCTTTAAGCTCCTGTTTTGAAAGTTGAGAGTGCGTTGTGCTTGCAGGATGAGTTATGATTGATTTGCTGTCACCGATATTTACAACAACGGCGAAAATTTTTGTGCTGTTTAAGACTTTTTTTGCAAATTCATAATTTTCCACTTCAAAGCTTAAAAGTCCGTTTGCAAGTCCGTTTTTGAAATTTTTGCTTACAAAATCGTAATTTGGCGAACTTCTAAGTCCCGGATAATTTACGCTTTTTACTTTCGGATGATTTTGCAAAAATTCTGCAATTTTCAATGCATTTGATGAATGTTTTTGAACTCTTATGCTTAGGGTTTCAAGCCCTTGAATAAGCTGAAATGCGTTAAACGGAGAAAGTGTCATACCGAAATCTCTTAAAACTCCAAGTCTAAGTCTAAGTGTAAAAATGTCGAATTTATCTGCCAAAGCAGCATAAACAAGGCCGTGATAACTTAAATCAGGTTCATTAAAATGTTCGTAGCGCGGATTTTTAACAAGTTTTTTGTTTAGAGTTTTACTTGAAACAACAACACCGGCGATGCTTAATCCTTGACCGCTTATATATTTACTTGCACTGTGAATTACAACGTCCACACCGTCCTTAAAAGGTGTATATAAAATCGGTGTCGCGCAAGTATTATCTGCAATCGAGACAATGCCGTATTTATTTGCAATTTTTGCAATTTTTGGCGTATTTGCCACTGAAATTTGCGGATTTGAAAGAGTTTCAAAAAATATCGCGCGAGTTTTATCATCTATTTGAGATTCAAGATCGTCAGCTTTTTCCGGATCAAAAATTCTGGTTTCTATACCGAAACGTTTCAAAGAATGCACGAAAAGCGTGCTTGTACCGCCATATACTTTGTTTGATAAAATTACATTTTCGCCCGCTTTTACCAAATTTGCAATTGCTGCAAAACTTGCTGCTTGTCCGCTTGAAGTCGCAATTGCAGCTGCTCCGTCTTCAAGAGCTGAAATTCTGGCTTCAAAAACATCTGTTGTCGGATTTGTAAGACGTGTATAAATTTGTCCGATATTGCGCAATGCAAAACGATCCGCGGCGATTTCACCGGTTCCGAAATCATAAGCTGTAGTTTGATAAATAGGAACTGCCATTGCTCCAAAACCGCTTTTTTGATTGTAACCATAATGAGTTGCAAGAGTTTCCTGTTTCATTTTTTTCCTTTTTTTGAAAAATTTTCGCAAAATATTAGCACTAAATTTTAAAAATGTCAATAATTTGTATATATTTTTAAAATGATTATATATAATGATTTTATGTTTAATTTTTAATATAGTATTTAGTTTAAATATATTTATTAAAGAAAAATTTATAAATAAAAATTGTCAAATTTCATCTCATTTTATATAATGTAAATTTTATAAGTAAATTTTAGCTATAATTTTTCGTAAAAAAGGTTGAATTTTGGAAAATAGACAAGATAGAATCAAATATATAAGGGCGTTAGAAAGATTTTCAGGCTCAGTAATAAATTTACTTAAAAAGGCGGATTTCGATGATGAAATTTTTCGTGCGCGCGTTGCAAAAAATTATGAAATTTTAAAAAAATGCGAAGCCGTATTTTTGGATCAGCCTTATACAAAAGCGCTTGAAAATTTCGTTAGAAATGTCATTAACAGCGAATCTAAAAGCAAAGACGAACTTTTAAAAGAAGCAAACGCTTTGCAAAAACTTAAAAATAAAAAATACCGTAAAGATAAACATAAAGTTGATTTTCTAAAGGAATTTGAATGAAAGTTATTATTTTTGATATGGATGGAACGCTTATAAATAGCGCAAAAGCGATATATTGTACGATAAATGCTTTAAGACGGAATATTGGTTTAAAAGAAAATCTAAAAGAAGATTTCATAATAAAAACTATAAATGATCCGAAAAAAGATATGATTTTTGAATTTTACGGCGTGAGAAATGTTACAAAAGAGCAAAAGTATGAATTTGAGCGTGAATTTATAAAAAACTATAAACTTCACGCGAAGCTTTACGACGGACTTTTTGAAATTTTACAAAAATGCCGCGACGAAGGATATTTTATAGCAGTTGCAAGTAATGCGCCTGAAATCAGTTTGCGTGAAATTTTGGAAATTAACGGTGTTTCGGAATTTTTTGATTTAATAGTAGGCGTTGATAAAAATATGCCGCCAAAGCCCGATCCTGCGATGCTTTTTAAGGTTTTGGAAATTTCAGGTGCCAAACTTAACGAAGCGATTTTTTTAGGCGACAGCAAAAAAGATGAAATAGCCGCTATAAAAGCTAAAATGCCTTATATTCAAGCAACTTGGGGTTTCGGACAAAAAAGTGAAATTTCACAAAATGCAAAAACTCCTGGCGATGCGTGGAAAATAATACAAAAAATGTAAAATTTCAGATATTTTTTAAATTTAAATATTTCAGCCTTAAAAAAGTATTTAACAATAAAATTTTATAAAAATTAAACTTTTTTGCAAAATATATGTTTCATAGAATTTAAATTTTTGAAAAGTTCGGTTTTACTTAACTAATAAAATTTAAATATTTTTTGGTTATAATTATAAAATTTTTTAAAAAAGGGCGAAAAGTGGAAATTTTTGAGGGAAATCCCAAAGATAAATTTTTTGATATAATCTTTCATGCAAGTAAAACATTAGTTGAAAATGAGATAGAAAACCTGCTTATGCGCGCTGTCGCACTTGAAAATTTATGTGAAAAGGCAGGAATTGACGAAACTGAAATTTTTAATTTTATCGTAGAAAATCCGGATATTATGGAAAATGCGCTGAACGATAAATATATCGAGCTTACCGGAAATATTTTAAGCAATAATGAGTAAAAATGGATAAAATCGATAATCTAATGCATAATTTTATCGCAGAGTGTGGATATGAACCAGCTATGCAGATGTTTTCTCAAATAAAATCAGGTAAAAAACTTCGCTCTAAACTTTTATTGAAAATCGCAGGCGAAAGTGAAATTTCACTTAAACTTTGCGCGATTGTGGAGCTGATTCATGCTGCAAGTTTGCTTCACGACGACGTTATCGACGAAAGCGACATAAGACGTGGAAATCCAAGTATAAATGCCGTTTTTGGCAGTAAAAATGCTGTAATGCTCGGCGATATTTTTTACAGTAAAGCTTTTTTTGAGCTCTGTTCGTTTAACGATTTTATATCCAAAACTATTTCAAACGCCGTTTTTAAGTTAAGTATCGGCGAGCTTATGGATGTAAAAATGAGCGAAAATTTTAATAAAAACCGCGAAAATTATCTTACGATGATTTATTATAAAACTGCCGGTTTAATAGAATCGGTTGCAAAAATCGGCGCTTTTTTGGCAAATTCGGATTGTGAAAAGTTTGCAGAATACGGCAAAAATTTAGGACTTGCTTTTCAAATAATTGATGATATTTTAGACATAACTCAAGATAGCAAAAAGCTTGGAAAACCGGCACTTAATGATTTTAAAGATGGTAAAACAACGCTTCCTTATATTTATCTTTACGAAAAACTTCCATTAAATGAACGCGAAATACTGCAAAGTTATTTTAAAAAAGAGCTAAACGACGAACAGAGCGCATGGATAAAAGATAAATTTCAAGAATTTAAAATAATTGAATTTTGTATAGATGAAGCTAAAAATTTCGGTAAAAAAGCGGTTGAGGCTGTTGAAGAATTTAATAACAAAGAACTTATAAAAATCGCTGAAAATATGATAAATAGGGAATTTTAATGAATTATATGAGTGTCAGTTTTACTCACAAAAACACAGACATAATAGTTAGAGAAAAACTTAGTTTTGCAAATGACGTT from Campylobacter hominis ATCC BAA-381 carries:
- a CDS encoding tetratricopeptide repeat protein — its product is MKKLFLILLFLINSLNAKPYIPYEHEKMLTENSIKIDEIFKSVDNLWKHANSYPPFFDTNSDKNRAKSDSQTLLNVFDFLREKFYKTFDENLKKQFDFSQAKLFVIAYNLDVGNFAPQADEIFEKLIINDKNSALLHRIYGEFLGNSARNEKAEFHLKKAVELGDKSAHFGLGVTYLIDNNKTAAKDEFETFLKFYPNNEEAKNIIDAINKGNVEFKKE
- the cysK gene encoding cysteine synthase A, whose translation is MKIAKDVTELIGNTPLVRINTFGDNATIVAKAEFTNPSSSVKDRIAWGIIKDAMNKGKINEKTLIVEPTSGNTGVGLAMICAKFGLNLTLTMPSSMSVERRNLISAYGAKIVLTKPEFGMQGAVDKANELAGQNANSFIPSQFSNPANPATHFATTGPEIWEQTEGKVDIFVASFGTGGTFSGIAKFLKSKNPNIKAIAVEPASSPLLSKGNAGAHKIQGIGANFIPENLDKSLIDEVIAVSNEDAFDASRNLARYEGLLVGISSGANVYASSVVAARKKNRGKMIVTILCDTGERYLSTELFK
- a CDS encoding RrF2 family transcriptional regulator, with the translated sequence MTFLTKRGVYAAIIMLEISKGDKTAPVSIKSIADTLGKSKNYLEQAINALRKAGLIKALRGPNGGYFLLKKPNEITFGDIFNATEGELVMTNLDIKNENLKRFFDDLNNKIKKTLEIPLSDYEKFVQTKEKFLNFVI
- a CDS encoding O-acetylhomoserine aminocarboxypropyltransferase/cysteine synthase family protein, which produces MKQETLATHYGYNQKSGFGAMAVPIYQTTAYDFGTGEIAADRFALRNIGQIYTRLTNPTTDVFEARISALEDGAAAIATSSGQAASFAAIANLVKAGENVILSNKVYGGTSTLFVHSLKRFGIETRIFDPEKADDLESQIDDKTRAIFFETLSNPQISVANTPKIAKIANKYGIVSIADNTCATPILYTPFKDGVDVVIHSASKYISGQGLSIAGVVVSSKTLNKKLVKNPRYEHFNEPDLSYHGLVYAALADKFDIFTLRLRLGVLRDFGMTLSPFNAFQLIQGLETLSIRVQKHSSNALKIAEFLQNHPKVKSVNYPGLRSSPNYDFVSKNFKNGLANGLLSFEVENYEFAKKVLNSTKIFAVVVNIGDSKSIITHPASTTHSQLSKQELKDSGISEGLIRLSVGLEDAEDLINDLSEALK
- a CDS encoding HAD family hydrolase: MKVIIFDMDGTLINSAKAIYCTINALRRNIGLKENLKEDFIIKTINDPKKDMIFEFYGVRNVTKEQKYEFEREFIKNYKLHAKLYDGLFEILQKCRDEGYFIAVASNAPEISLREILEINGVSEFFDLIVGVDKNMPPKPDPAMLFKVLEISGAKLNEAIFLGDSKKDEIAAIKAKMPYIQATWGFGQKSEISQNAKTPGDAWKIIQKM
- a CDS encoding DUF2018 family protein encodes the protein MEIFEGNPKDKFFDIIFHASKTLVENEIENLLMRAVALENLCEKAGIDETEIFNFIVENPDIMENALNDKYIELTGNILSNNE
- a CDS encoding polyprenyl synthetase family protein, which encodes MDKIDNLMHNFIAECGYEPAMQMFSQIKSGKKLRSKLLLKIAGESEISLKLCAIVELIHAASLLHDDVIDESDIRRGNPSINAVFGSKNAVMLGDIFYSKAFFELCSFNDFISKTISNAVFKLSIGELMDVKMSENFNKNRENYLTMIYYKTAGLIESVAKIGAFLANSDCEKFAEYGKNLGLAFQIIDDILDITQDSKKLGKPALNDFKDGKTTLPYIYLYEKLPLNEREILQSYFKKELNDEQSAWIKDKFQEFKIIEFCIDEAKNFGKKAVEAVEEFNNKELIKIAENMINREF